A single genomic interval of Alistipes provencensis harbors:
- the nuoL gene encoding NADH-quinone oxidoreductase subunit L has product MEYTILILLLPFVSFLVLGLAGMKMRPVVAGLFGTAVLAVVALLSYYTAFEYFSAGRDAAGVFPTLIPWNTVWLPIGGALHIDLGVLLDPISVMMLVVISTVSLMVHIYSLGYMKGERGFQRYYAFLSLFTMSMMGLVVATNIFQMYLFWELVGVSSYLLIGFYYTKKEAVAASKKAFIVTRFADLGFLIGILIYGYYAGTFSFTPEANLLVAAGTMIPLALGLMFIGGAGKSAMFPLHIWLPDAMEGPTPVSALIHAATMVVAGVYLVARMFPLFIGYAPEVLHWTAYIGAFTALYAAVVACVQSDIKRVLAFSTISQIGFMIVALGVCTSADPHAGGLGYMASMFHLFTHAMFKALLFLGAGCIIHAVHSNEMSAMGGLRRYMPLTHATFLVACLAIAGIWPLSGFFSKDEILTACFAFSPVMGWVMTVIAGLTAFYMFRLYYGIFWGTENRELHAAHTPHEAPLTMTLPLVFLAVVTCVAGFIPFGKFVSSDGAAYTIHIDTGVAAVSLCVAAAAIALATWMYARDRQPVADKLAATFSGLHRAAYRRFYIDEVYQFITHRVIFACISTPIAWFDRHVVDGFMDLLARGTHGVACLIRDMQSGSVQRYCIWFLGGALGLTILILLIC; this is encoded by the coding sequence ATGGAATATACGATTCTGATACTTTTACTGCCTTTCGTGAGCTTCCTCGTACTGGGGCTCGCGGGGATGAAGATGCGCCCCGTCGTGGCGGGCCTCTTCGGTACGGCCGTGCTGGCCGTGGTGGCGCTGCTGAGCTATTACACGGCTTTCGAATACTTCTCGGCCGGACGAGACGCCGCGGGCGTGTTCCCGACGCTGATCCCTTGGAACACCGTGTGGCTGCCCATCGGCGGTGCGTTGCACATCGATCTGGGGGTGCTGCTGGACCCGATCTCGGTGATGATGCTCGTGGTGATCTCCACGGTCTCGCTGATGGTCCACATCTACTCGCTGGGCTACATGAAGGGCGAGCGGGGCTTCCAGCGTTATTATGCGTTCCTCTCGCTCTTCACGATGAGCATGATGGGGCTGGTGGTGGCCACCAACATCTTCCAGATGTACCTCTTTTGGGAGCTGGTGGGCGTCAGCTCCTACCTGCTGATCGGCTTCTACTATACGAAAAAGGAGGCTGTGGCCGCTTCGAAGAAGGCTTTCATCGTGACGCGTTTCGCCGACCTCGGCTTCTTGATCGGCATCCTGATTTACGGCTACTACGCCGGGACCTTCTCCTTCACGCCCGAGGCCAACCTGCTGGTGGCCGCCGGGACGATGATCCCGCTGGCGCTGGGGCTGATGTTCATCGGCGGTGCGGGCAAGAGCGCCATGTTCCCGCTGCACATCTGGCTGCCCGATGCCATGGAGGGCCCGACGCCCGTGTCGGCGCTGATCCATGCCGCGACGATGGTCGTGGCGGGCGTCTACCTCGTGGCGCGGATGTTCCCGCTGTTCATCGGTTATGCCCCCGAAGTCCTGCACTGGACGGCCTATATCGGGGCCTTCACGGCGCTCTATGCGGCGGTCGTGGCCTGCGTGCAGAGCGACATCAAGCGCGTGCTGGCGTTCAGCACCATTTCGCAGATCGGTTTTATGATCGTGGCGCTGGGCGTCTGCACCTCGGCCGATCCGCACGCCGGAGGGCTGGGTTACATGGCCTCGATGTTCCACCTCTTCACCCACGCCATGTTCAAGGCCCTGCTGTTCCTCGGCGCGGGGTGTATCATCCATGCGGTACACTCCAACGAAATGTCGGCCATGGGCGGACTGCGGCGCTATATGCCGCTGACCCATGCGACGTTCCTCGTGGCGTGCCTCGCCATCGCGGGCATCTGGCCCCTGAGCGGATTTTTCTCCAAAGATGAGATACTGACCGCCTGCTTCGCCTTCTCACCCGTAATGGGGTGGGTGATGACCGTCATCGCGGGCCTCACGGCGTTCTACATGTTCCGCCTCTACTACGGCATTTTCTGGGGCACGGAGAACCGCGAACTCCATGCCGCGCACACGCCGCACGAAGCTCCGCTGACGATGACCCTGCCGCTCGTGTTCCTCGCTGTGGTGACCTGCGTGGCCGGATTCATCCCCTTCGGGAAGTTCGTTTCGAGCGACGGCGCGGCCTACACGATCCATATCGACACGGGCGTCGCCGCCGTCAGCCTTTGCGTGGCCGCCGCGGCCATCGCGCTGGCGACGTGGATGTACGCCCGCGACCGGCAGCCCGTGGCCGACAAACTCGCCGCGACGTTCAGCGGACTGCACCGGGCGGCTTACCGTCGTTTCTATATCGACGAGGTCTACCAGTTCATCACCCACCGGGTGATCTTCGCCTGCATCTCGACGCCTATCGCGTGGTTCGACCGCCATGTGGTCGACGGTTTCATGGACCTTCTGGCCCGGGGCACGCACGGCGTCGCCTGCCTTATCCGCGACATGCAGAGCGGCAGTGTGCAGCGTTACTGCATCTGGTTCCTCGGCGGTGCGCTGGGCCTTACGATCCTGATACTTTTAATCTGCTAA
- the nuoK gene encoding NADH-quinone oxidoreductase subunit NuoK, with protein MIKMEYYLVVSTIMMFVGIYGFVTRRNLLAMLISVELILNSVDINFVVFNRFLFPEQLEGFFFTLFAIGISAAETAVAIAIIINIYRNIRNIDAKSLREMKW; from the coding sequence ATGATAAAAATGGAATATTACCTCGTCGTCTCCACGATCATGATGTTCGTGGGCATCTACGGGTTCGTCACGCGGCGCAACCTGCTGGCGATGCTGATCTCCGTGGAGCTGATCCTCAATTCGGTGGACATCAACTTCGTGGTCTTCAACCGCTTCCTCTTTCCCGAGCAGCTCGAGGGGTTCTTCTTCACGCTCTTTGCCATCGGCATCAGCGCGGCGGAGACCGCCGTGGCCATCGCCATCATCATCAACATCTACCGCAACATCCGCAACATCGACGCCAAGAGCCTGCGGGAGATGAAGTGGTAA
- a CDS encoding NADH-quinone oxidoreductase subunit J family protein produces MEITLELIVFTVLALFIGVSAILAVTTKRILRAATYLLFVLFGTAGIYFQLNYSFLGAVQLLIYAGGITVLYVFSILLTSSQGDKAEDLKGYKLFAGLGATLASLGICLWVMLRHDFNPSHFEHGELHVQTIGHALMSPEKYGYILPFEVISILLLACIVGGILIARKR; encoded by the coding sequence ATGGAAATCACACTCGAACTCATCGTATTCACGGTCTTGGCGCTGTTCATCGGCGTCAGCGCGATACTCGCCGTGACGACCAAGCGCATCCTGCGTGCCGCAACCTACCTGCTGTTCGTGCTGTTCGGCACGGCGGGCATCTATTTCCAGCTCAACTACTCGTTCCTCGGGGCCGTGCAGTTGCTGATCTACGCCGGCGGCATCACGGTACTCTACGTCTTCTCGATCCTGCTCACCTCGAGTCAGGGCGACAAGGCCGAGGACCTCAAGGGCTACAAGCTCTTCGCGGGGCTGGGCGCTACGCTGGCGAGCCTCGGCATCTGCCTCTGGGTGATGCTCCGGCACGACTTCAACCCCTCGCATTTCGAGCACGGCGAACTGCATGTGCAGACCATCGGCCACGCGCTGATGAGCCCGGAAAAATACGGCTACATCCTGCCCTTCGAGGTCATCAGTATCCTGCTGCTGGCCTGCATCGTCGGGGGTATCCTCATCGCACGCAAACGTTAA